The Amycolatopsis viridis genome window below encodes:
- a CDS encoding TetR/AcrR family transcriptional regulator, protein MALTTEQRVRRAAVKLFATKGFHGTGIRDLAQSAKISSASLYHYMGTKEDLLVGIMRECLDRLLLAARQTLETVDDPAGALSALVTLHVMAHAAQPDETRVVDHEVGALSRSARRDIVALRDEYEAIWADTIAAGVAAGVFDAPDPAVTRLALLEMCTGVARWYSPRGPLPLDRLAARYAQLALRMLDCPASPGAGAAERAREVAARVWRTRP, encoded by the coding sequence ATGGCTCTGACCACCGAGCAGCGCGTCCGCCGGGCAGCGGTGAAACTGTTCGCGACGAAGGGGTTCCACGGCACCGGCATCCGGGACCTGGCGCAGTCGGCGAAGATCTCCAGCGCGAGTCTTTACCACTACATGGGCACCAAGGAGGACCTGCTCGTCGGCATCATGCGGGAGTGCCTCGACCGGCTGTTGTTGGCGGCGCGCCAAACACTGGAGACCGTCGACGACCCGGCCGGAGCGCTGTCCGCCCTGGTCACGCTGCACGTCATGGCGCACGCGGCGCAGCCGGACGAGACCCGGGTGGTGGACCACGAGGTCGGCGCCCTGTCCCGCTCCGCCCGGCGGGACATCGTCGCCCTGCGGGACGAGTACGAAGCCATCTGGGCGGACACCATCGCTGCGGGCGTCGCGGCGGGCGTGTTCGACGCCCCCGACCCGGCCGTGACCAGGCTCGCCCTGCTGGAGATGTGCACCGGCGTGGCCCGCTGGTACTCACCGCGCGGTCCACTGCCGCTGGACCGCCTCGCCGCCCGATATGCCCAGCTCGCGCTGCGCATGCTGGATTGCCCCGCTTCCCCCGGCGCGGGGGCCGCCGAACGGGCTCGCGAGGTCGCGGCGAGAGTGTGGCGCACACGGCCCTAG
- a CDS encoding AMP-binding protein, giving the protein MIPDDLASLVRRAARLWPDRTAWRFDETGTRFTFADIDRETDRLAGSLAALGTRPGDRVAVMLRNEPAFPLLWLALAKIGAVLVPVNTNYRELDGAHVLRHSGARIAVAAPEFTDLLTRIGPATVVTPDELPTGAPPEHQPAAEAPTNIQYTSGTTGAPKGCVLPHRYWTTLARSLVEDFPHLTADDRILTAQPFHYIDPQWNVAAALAAGAELVVLDRFHPSTFWPKAREHEVTWFYCLGLMPTLLLRQPAGPGDRDHRVRSVMASAIPRDLHAELEDRWGVPWYEAFGMTETGGDIRDRPADHRPGSGCIGRPIREREAMIADEEGRPVPRGGTGELLIRGVGLMHGYHDDPEATARAFSGGWFHTGDLATMDAEGRVYYVGRTKDMIRRSGENISADEVERALLLHPAVELAAVIAVPDDLRGEEVKAFVVPARDTTPGELAEFCATQLAYFKVPRYWSLTAELPRTPSERIAKGKLSALDTPTYDRVAEAWL; this is encoded by the coding sequence ATGATCCCTGACGACCTCGCCTCCCTCGTGCGCCGTGCGGCGCGGCTGTGGCCGGACCGCACCGCCTGGCGCTTCGACGAAACCGGCACCCGCTTCACCTTCGCCGACATCGACCGCGAGACCGACCGCCTCGCCGGCTCGCTCGCTGCGCTGGGCACCCGTCCCGGCGACCGCGTCGCCGTCATGCTCCGCAACGAACCCGCCTTCCCGCTGCTCTGGCTCGCGCTGGCGAAGATCGGCGCGGTCCTGGTGCCGGTCAACACCAACTACCGCGAGCTCGACGGCGCTCACGTGCTGCGCCACTCCGGCGCCCGCATCGCTGTCGCCGCGCCCGAGTTCACCGACCTGCTCACCCGCATCGGTCCGGCCACCGTCGTCACCCCGGACGAGCTGCCCACCGGTGCACCACCCGAGCACCAGCCGGCGGCCGAGGCGCCCACCAACATCCAGTACACCTCCGGCACCACCGGCGCCCCGAAGGGCTGCGTCCTGCCGCACCGCTACTGGACGACGCTCGCGCGCAGCCTCGTCGAGGACTTCCCCCACCTCACCGCCGACGACCGCATCCTCACCGCACAACCGTTCCACTACATCGATCCACAGTGGAACGTCGCGGCCGCCCTCGCCGCGGGTGCCGAACTCGTGGTGCTCGACCGCTTCCACCCCAGCACGTTCTGGCCCAAGGCCCGCGAGCACGAGGTCACCTGGTTCTACTGCCTCGGCCTGATGCCGACCCTGCTCCTCCGCCAGCCCGCCGGTCCCGGCGACCGCGACCACCGGGTGCGCTCCGTCATGGCCTCCGCGATCCCGCGTGATCTGCACGCCGAACTGGAGGACAGGTGGGGCGTACCCTGGTACGAGGCGTTCGGCATGACCGAGACCGGCGGCGACATCCGGGACCGCCCGGCCGACCACCGGCCCGGCAGCGGCTGCATCGGCCGCCCCATCCGCGAGCGCGAGGCGATGATCGCCGACGAGGAGGGGCGGCCGGTCCCCCGCGGCGGCACCGGCGAGCTGCTCATCCGCGGTGTCGGGCTCATGCACGGCTACCACGACGATCCGGAGGCGACCGCCCGCGCGTTCTCGGGCGGCTGGTTCCACACCGGCGACCTGGCCACAATGGACGCCGAGGGCCGCGTCTACTACGTGGGCCGGACGAAGGACATGATCCGCCGCAGCGGCGAGAACATCTCCGCCGACGAGGTGGAGCGCGCCCTGCTGCTGCACCCCGCCGTCGAGCTGGCGGCGGTGATCGCCGTGCCGGACGACCTGCGGGGGGAAGAGGTGAAAGCCTTCGTCGTCCCGGCTCGCGACACCACCCCTGGCGAGCTGGCCGAGTTCTGCGCGACCCAGCTGGCCTACTTCAAGGTCCCGCGGTACTGGTCGCTGACCGCCGAGCTGCCGCGCACGCCCTCGGAGCGCATCGCGAAGGGCAAGCTGTCCGCCCTGGACACCCCGACCTACGACCGGGTGGCCGAGGCATGGCTCTGA
- a CDS encoding enoyl-CoA hydratase/isomerase family protein, translated as MSSVDLEIDGDVAHIWLNRPERLNAVAPRLVDDLLAALGDVGDTKAVVLGGRGRAFCAGHDLKENPQGDSRARIERLQDVTRRLRALPQPVIAAVHGYAIGAGAEFALGCDLVLAAEDAVFAFPEASLGLSVTGAASRLLPLLVGPLKAKELLLLGDRIDARTAHELGLVNAVVPDVHATALDWARRIPAHPTATLAKRALDAGIDSALDQALELEVSHALITEHLPGTALGSRA; from the coding sequence ATGAGCTCGGTGGACCTCGAGATCGACGGCGACGTCGCACACATCTGGCTGAACCGACCGGAGCGGCTGAACGCCGTCGCGCCGCGGCTCGTCGACGACCTGCTCGCCGCGCTCGGCGACGTGGGCGACACGAAGGCCGTGGTGCTCGGCGGGCGTGGCCGGGCGTTCTGCGCGGGCCATGACTTGAAGGAGAACCCGCAGGGCGACTCCCGCGCCCGCATCGAACGCCTCCAGGACGTCACCCGGCGGCTGCGGGCCCTCCCGCAGCCGGTGATCGCCGCCGTGCACGGGTACGCCATCGGCGCCGGGGCGGAATTCGCGCTCGGCTGCGACCTGGTGCTCGCCGCCGAGGATGCCGTCTTCGCGTTCCCCGAGGCGAGCCTCGGCCTGAGCGTCACCGGCGCCGCTTCCCGCCTCCTGCCCCTCCTCGTCGGACCGCTCAAGGCGAAAGAACTCCTCCTCCTCGGCGACCGCATCGACGCCCGCACCGCGCACGAACTGGGCCTCGTCAACGCCGTCGTCCCGGACGTGCACGCCACGGCGCTCGACTGGGCCCGCCGCATCCCGGCCCACCCCACGGCCACCCTCGCCAAGCGCGCGCTCGACGCCGGCATCGACAGCGCCCTCGACCAGGCCCTCGAGCTGGAGGTCAGCCACGCTCTGATCACCGAGCACCTCCCCGGCACTGCGCTCGGCAGCCGCGCATGA
- a CDS encoding ESX secretion-associated protein EspG, whose product MWFAEPERFQVDLLAAMVAKVTGNELHLALAPQAVWRPDDIQAVFDRAVDAALTRFQSAGHDEPTFTDIARLLSTPDEARFGWLSDTTTGVNLSALVAANHYFGLVAVREDREVTVRTFQRDRLSTVLADILPQDVRKSSEPMLTVLRSEVRGARRAERNGTRPSRAVQRVDYLASLEPFFIAELYAEMRDHSGRPRQPRFPLHVYDNAEGRWTVLATPHYDDQVLHLAPATAADVADRLDDLCRELH is encoded by the coding sequence ATGTGGTTCGCCGAACCGGAACGGTTCCAGGTCGACCTCCTCGCGGCCATGGTCGCCAAGGTCACCGGGAACGAGCTGCACCTCGCGCTCGCGCCGCAGGCCGTGTGGCGGCCGGACGACATCCAGGCCGTCTTCGACCGTGCAGTCGACGCCGCCCTCACGCGGTTCCAGTCGGCCGGCCACGACGAGCCGACCTTCACCGACATCGCGCGCCTGCTCAGCACCCCGGACGAAGCCCGTTTCGGCTGGCTGTCCGACACCACGACCGGCGTCAACCTGTCCGCCCTCGTGGCGGCGAACCACTACTTCGGGCTGGTCGCGGTGCGCGAGGACCGGGAGGTCACGGTCCGCACCTTCCAGCGCGACCGGCTCAGCACAGTGCTCGCCGACATCCTCCCCCAGGACGTCCGGAAGTCATCGGAACCGATGCTGACCGTGCTGCGCAGCGAGGTCCGCGGCGCGCGCCGGGCCGAGCGCAACGGCACCCGGCCGAGCCGTGCCGTCCAGCGCGTCGACTACCTCGCCTCGCTCGAACCGTTCTTCATCGCCGAGCTGTACGCCGAGATGCGGGACCACAGCGGCCGGCCGCGCCAGCCGCGGTTCCCGCTCCACGTCTACGACAACGCCGAAGGGCGCTGGACCGTCCTCGCCACCCCGCACTACGACGACCAGGTCCTCCACCTTGCGCCCGCCACCGCGGCGGACGTCGCCGACCGGCTCGACGACCTGTGCCGGGAACTCCATTAG
- a CDS encoding DUF3558 family protein yields the protein MGKIEVAARLVVVSTAILATAACSAGGATGTAASTSAAAELSSSPLPKGEQAPPIPNPLDPAGLVEDPCHSLTVAQASDLGVQERGTKKDVGIDDIKGCDWKFGANLEWKIQVAYAVPHPRNGLQNLYDQNTAGKYANGYFMPTSISGYPSVFNGRADTRPHGRCDLSVGINPEMLLDVAVTGRTDKDNCTAASTVAELIITTIKSGGN from the coding sequence GTGGGGAAGATCGAGGTAGCGGCCCGGCTAGTCGTCGTGTCCACAGCAATCTTGGCGACTGCGGCATGCTCTGCCGGCGGCGCGACTGGCACAGCTGCCAGCACCAGCGCCGCCGCAGAACTCTCGAGTTCGCCTTTGCCGAAGGGGGAACAGGCACCACCTATTCCGAATCCGCTCGACCCTGCGGGCCTCGTCGAGGATCCGTGTCACAGCTTGACTGTCGCACAGGCCTCCGATCTGGGCGTGCAAGAGCGCGGCACCAAAAAAGATGTCGGCATCGACGACATCAAAGGCTGCGACTGGAAATTTGGCGCCAACCTTGAGTGGAAGATTCAGGTTGCCTACGCCGTCCCGCATCCCAGGAACGGGTTGCAGAATTTGTACGATCAGAACACCGCAGGGAAGTACGCGAACGGCTACTTTATGCCCACCTCGATAAGTGGATACCCGAGCGTGTTCAATGGCCGAGCCGATACCAGGCCGCACGGGCGCTGCGACCTCAGTGTCGGAATCAACCCGGAAATGCTCCTCGATGTCGCCGTCACCGGTCGAACCGATAAGGACAACTGCACAGCTGCGTCCACGGTTGCGGAACTAATCATCACAACAATCAAATCCGGGGGGAATTGA
- a CDS encoding DUF3558 domain-containing protein yields the protein MGKIETAGRLVLVSTTLLAAAACSAGGATGTAASTSAAAELSSSPAPTGEQAPPIPNPLDPAGLVKDPCRSLTVAQAADMGVQERGTKKEVGIDDIQGCDWKFGANLEWKIQVAYAVPYARNGVQNLYDQNAAGKFANGYFMPISISGYPGVFSGRADTRPHGRCDLSVGINPEMFVMVGVTGQRDKDNCKAASTVAERIISTIKSGGN from the coding sequence GTGGGGAAGATCGAGACAGCGGGCCGGCTGGTCCTCGTGTCCACGACACTCTTGGCGGCTGCGGCATGCTCTGCCGGCGGCGCGACTGGCACAGCTGCCAGCACCAGCGCCGCCGCAGAACTCTCGAGTTCCCCTGCGCCGACAGGGGAACAGGCGCCACCCATTCCGAACCCACTCGACCCAGCGGGCCTCGTTAAGGATCCGTGCCGCAGCTTGACTGTCGCACAGGCCGCCGATATGGGCGTGCAAGAGCGCGGAACCAAAAAAGAGGTCGGCATCGACGACATTCAAGGCTGCGACTGGAAATTTGGCGCCAATCTTGAGTGGAAGATTCAGGTTGCCTACGCTGTCCCATACGCCAGGAACGGGGTGCAGAACCTGTACGACCAGAACGCCGCAGGAAAATTCGCGAACGGCTATTTCATGCCTATTTCGATCAGCGGATACCCTGGCGTATTCAGTGGCCGAGCCGATACCAGACCACACGGGCGCTGCGACCTCAGCGTTGGAATCAACCCGGAGATGTTCGTGATGGTTGGCGTCACCGGTCAACGCGACAAGGACAACTGCAAAGCCGCATCCACGGTTGCGGAACGGATCATCTCGACGATCAAATCCGGGGGGAATTGA
- a CDS encoding GNAT family N-acetyltransferase — protein sequence MPVREAEVADVEEICALIEEHARYEGNDTLVLDRAEMTKHLFGPEPKAWVLIAEPPGERAVAGMAFCSWNFSTWEGRPGIWLDDLYVRPQHRRHGLGNELLGALRARTDGRVEWDMQEGNDRAAAFYAQLGAQPVPGWIRYRWAPS from the coding sequence ATGCCGGTACGAGAAGCCGAGGTGGCCGACGTCGAGGAGATCTGCGCGCTCATCGAGGAGCACGCCCGGTACGAGGGCAACGACACCCTCGTGCTGGACCGCGCCGAGATGACGAAGCACCTGTTCGGTCCGGAGCCGAAGGCGTGGGTCCTGATCGCGGAGCCGCCGGGGGAGCGGGCGGTCGCCGGGATGGCCTTCTGCTCCTGGAACTTCTCCACCTGGGAGGGACGGCCGGGTATCTGGCTGGACGACCTGTACGTCCGCCCCCAGCACCGCCGTCACGGGCTCGGGAACGAGCTGCTCGGCGCGTTGCGCGCGCGGACCGACGGGCGGGTCGAGTGGGACATGCAGGAAGGCAACGACCGGGCCGCGGCCTTCTACGCCCAGCTCGGCGCGCAGCCGGTTCCGGGGTGGATCCGCTACCGGTGGGCGCCGAGTTAG
- a CDS encoding metal-dependent transcriptional regulator: MSDSPHRSPSSSIEDYIRVIYGLVERGEAVTNATLAGRLEVSPSSASGMVTKLAQQGLVEHVPYRGIALTPEGRRLARGVLRRHRLVETYLVQELGYTWDEVHGEADALEHAVSDRLIERIAAKLGNPVRDPHGDPIPAADGSVEEVPTRLLDEMEPGAVGQIVRVWDTDPDMLRYLADHAIALGERIEVVERQPFGGSLVVKVGSGPEAATHALGKEIAQALSVAVY; this comes from the coding sequence ATGTCCGACAGTCCGCACCGCTCGCCCTCCTCGTCCATCGAGGACTACATCCGGGTCATCTACGGCCTGGTCGAGCGCGGTGAGGCCGTCACCAACGCCACCCTGGCGGGCCGGCTCGAGGTGAGTCCCTCGTCCGCGTCGGGCATGGTCACCAAGCTCGCCCAGCAGGGGCTCGTCGAGCACGTTCCGTACCGCGGCATCGCGCTGACCCCGGAGGGCCGTCGGCTCGCGCGCGGCGTGCTGCGACGGCACCGGCTCGTCGAGACCTACCTGGTCCAGGAGCTCGGCTACACCTGGGACGAGGTCCACGGCGAAGCCGACGCGCTCGAGCACGCGGTGTCGGACCGGCTCATCGAGCGCATCGCGGCCAAGCTCGGCAACCCGGTGCGCGACCCGCACGGCGACCCCATCCCGGCGGCCGACGGCAGCGTCGAGGAGGTGCCGACGCGCCTGCTCGACGAGATGGAGCCGGGCGCGGTCGGGCAGATCGTCCGCGTGTGGGACACCGATCCCGACATGCTGCGGTACCTCGCCGACCACGCGATCGCGCTCGGTGAGCGGATCGAGGTGGTGGAACGGCAGCCGTTCGGCGGGTCGCTGGTGGTGAAGGTGGGATCGGGTCCCGAGGCGGCCACACACGCGCTGGGCAAGGAGATCGCGCAGGCGCTGAGCGTCGCCGTGTACTGA
- a CDS encoding LLM class flavin-dependent oxidoreductase produces MTDKPFRFGLVAGQANGLDDWTRLARKTEAHGFDTLVSPDPLTGLDPFTALSAAAAVTTELHVGTFVAVDKFRDRRLLAWQADSLHRLTGGRFELGLGTGRPDAGRHLEKLGVEPGTPRERLDHISETVRYLKTQPDRPKLLLAAGGPRMLALAGREADAVTVAWSPRATEDEARDLVGAVREAAGDRDVELAMNLLAVGDEPAPWLERYLGTTVQELAAHGSVSVLPGTPRQAADTLLRRRDELGISYVTINSGHADQFARVVELLKDR; encoded by the coding sequence ATGACCGACAAACCCTTCCGCTTCGGCCTGGTCGCCGGGCAGGCGAACGGCCTGGATGACTGGACCCGCCTCGCCCGGAAGACCGAGGCCCACGGCTTCGACACCCTCGTCTCGCCGGACCCGCTCACCGGGCTCGACCCCTTCACCGCCCTGTCTGCCGCCGCGGCCGTCACCACCGAACTGCACGTCGGGACGTTCGTCGCCGTCGACAAGTTCCGCGACCGGCGCCTGCTGGCCTGGCAGGCGGACAGCCTGCACCGGCTCACCGGCGGCCGGTTCGAACTGGGGCTCGGCACCGGGCGCCCGGACGCCGGCCGCCACCTGGAGAAACTCGGCGTCGAACCCGGCACACCCCGGGAGCGGCTCGACCACATCAGCGAAACGGTCCGGTACCTCAAGACCCAGCCGGACCGGCCGAAACTCCTGCTCGCCGCGGGCGGACCCAGGATGCTGGCCCTCGCCGGGCGGGAAGCCGACGCGGTGACCGTGGCGTGGTCACCCCGCGCCACCGAGGACGAAGCGCGTGACCTCGTGGGTGCCGTCCGCGAGGCCGCCGGCGACCGGGACGTGGAACTCGCCATGAACCTGCTCGCCGTCGGCGACGAACCGGCGCCCTGGCTCGAACGCTACCTCGGCACCACCGTCCAGGAGCTGGCCGCCCACGGCTCGGTCTCCGTCCTGCCCGGGACCCCGCGCCAGGCCGCCGACACCCTCCTCCGCCGCCGCGACGAGCTCGGCATCTCCTACGTCACGATCAACTCCGGCCACGCCGACCAGTTCGCCCGCGTCGTCGAACTGCTCAAGGACCGCTGA
- a CDS encoding zinc-dependent alcohol dehydrogenase family protein yields MRAVVYTEFGAPPQVRDLPDPAPAPDGVVVAVEATGVCRSDWHAWRGHDSDVTLPHVPGHELAGRVVAAGDRVRHWRPGDRVTVPFVCACGSCEQCVSGNQQICAHQTQPGFTHWGSFAELVALDHADVNLVRLPGHLHGTTAAALGCRFGTAFRAVLRQGQVRAGQWVAVHGCGGAGISAVMLAVAAGARVVAVDIAPEALALATKLGAEAALEAGADTATAIREITGGGAHVSLDCAGLPQTCAASVASLRPRGRHVQVGLLPPGLGVPPIPMHRVIADELVLLGSHGIQAHEYPEMLALIDRSTMDLDALVGRRITLDEAPGALMAMDDPAGGAGVTVVELRV; encoded by the coding sequence GTGCGCGCTGTCGTCTACACCGAGTTCGGAGCACCACCGCAGGTCCGCGACCTCCCCGACCCGGCGCCGGCCCCGGACGGAGTGGTCGTCGCGGTGGAGGCGACGGGCGTGTGCCGCAGCGACTGGCACGCCTGGCGCGGCCACGACAGCGACGTCACCCTCCCGCACGTCCCCGGCCACGAGCTGGCCGGCCGGGTCGTCGCGGCCGGCGACCGGGTCCGTCACTGGCGGCCTGGGGACCGGGTGACCGTCCCGTTCGTGTGCGCCTGCGGCTCGTGCGAGCAGTGCGTCAGCGGCAACCAGCAGATCTGCGCCCACCAGACGCAGCCCGGGTTCACGCACTGGGGTTCCTTCGCCGAACTGGTCGCCCTGGACCACGCCGACGTGAACCTCGTCCGGCTGCCCGGGCACCTCCACGGCACCACCGCCGCCGCACTCGGCTGCCGCTTCGGCACCGCCTTCCGCGCCGTGCTGCGCCAGGGCCAGGTGCGCGCCGGGCAATGGGTCGCGGTGCACGGCTGCGGCGGTGCCGGTATCTCCGCGGTCATGCTCGCCGTCGCCGCGGGCGCGCGGGTGGTGGCGGTCGACATCGCACCGGAAGCCCTTGCGCTGGCGACGAAACTCGGCGCCGAAGCCGCGCTGGAAGCCGGTGCGGACACCGCCACCGCGATCCGCGAGATCACCGGCGGCGGTGCGCACGTCTCCCTGGACTGCGCCGGTCTTCCGCAGACCTGCGCGGCTTCGGTGGCGAGCCTGCGACCCCGCGGGCGCCACGTCCAGGTCGGGCTGTTGCCGCCCGGGCTGGGTGTTCCGCCGATCCCGATGCACCGGGTCATCGCCGACGAGCTCGTCCTGCTCGGCAGCCACGGTATCCAGGCCCACGAGTACCCGGAGATGCTGGCGCTGATCGATCGGTCCACAATGGACCTCGATGCGCTGGTCGGCCGCCGCATCACCCTGGACGAGGCGCCGGGAGCGCTGATGGCGATGGACGATCCGGCCGGGGGCGCCGGGGTCACCGTCGTGGAGCTGCGAGTGTGA
- a CDS encoding MurR/RpiR family transcriptional regulator yields the protein MRAPGSYQELAELLRGRLPALAGGQLRIAHLLLADPEGTAYRGIAEAARLLEVRESSVTRFANMLGLPGYPDIMELCRGWVAEQAQLARRTEQAGEVESPGGLLSAALEQEQANLARTFGRIDRPSWLRAVELLAGAPRVHVIGLRESRGVADLAAQRLHEIRPAVHQLGRGSLPDELAELHEGEVLLAISVRRYAADTVRAAGYAGETGLPVVALTDNPAAPLAGTADVALYAETSGVSRSRSLTALTALAQALVTEVAIRLGDPKPDHALLDALRFYH from the coding sequence GTGAGGGCGCCGGGGAGCTACCAGGAGCTGGCGGAGCTGCTCCGTGGCCGGTTGCCGGCACTGGCCGGCGGGCAGCTGCGCATCGCCCACCTGCTGCTCGCCGATCCGGAAGGCACGGCCTACCGCGGCATCGCGGAGGCTGCACGGCTGCTGGAGGTCCGCGAGTCCTCGGTGACCCGGTTCGCGAACATGCTGGGGCTGCCCGGTTATCCCGACATCATGGAGCTGTGCCGCGGGTGGGTCGCCGAGCAGGCGCAGCTCGCGCGGCGCACCGAACAGGCCGGTGAGGTGGAGTCGCCGGGCGGGTTGCTGTCCGCGGCGCTGGAACAGGAACAGGCCAACCTCGCCCGCACGTTCGGCCGCATCGACCGCCCGTCCTGGCTGCGCGCGGTGGAACTGCTCGCCGGCGCGCCACGGGTGCACGTCATCGGGCTGCGTGAGTCACGCGGCGTGGCCGATCTGGCCGCGCAACGACTGCACGAGATCCGGCCCGCCGTGCACCAGCTCGGCCGCGGTTCGCTGCCGGACGAGCTGGCGGAACTACACGAGGGCGAGGTGCTGCTCGCGATCTCGGTGCGCCGCTACGCTGCCGACACGGTGCGAGCCGCCGGATACGCCGGGGAAACCGGCCTGCCGGTGGTGGCGCTGACCGACAACCCGGCCGCGCCACTGGCCGGGACCGCGGACGTCGCGCTCTACGCGGAAACCAGCGGGGTCTCGCGCAGCCGCTCGCTGACCGCGCTCACCGCCCTCGCCCAGGCCCTCGTCACCGAGGTGGCGATCCGGCTGGGCGATCCGAAGCCGGACCACGCCCTGCTCGACGCCCTGCGCTTCTACCACTGA